In the genome of Nitrospirota bacterium, one region contains:
- the bamE gene encoding outer membrane protein assembly factor BamE: MRIGSWMHRVAVVSLVLVSLGTWSGCSFNRGTLGDEFKKEDVSAIKKGDSRAQVVSALGAPDRIVQANDHEIFQYYRYDIKAKGLFLLVLNLSRINVKTDDLYVFLNKDGVVDEIVFGKRTDRLEFQFWPFGD; this comes from the coding sequence ATGCGAATCGGATCGTGGATGCATCGAGTGGCGGTCGTTTCGCTCGTGCTCGTGAGCTTGGGAACATGGAGCGGCTGCTCCTTCAATCGCGGGACGCTGGGCGACGAATTCAAGAAGGAGGACGTCTCCGCTATCAAGAAGGGGGACAGCAGGGCGCAGGTGGTCTCGGCCCTCGGCGCCCCCGACCGTATCGTCCAGGCCAACGACCATGAGATCTTCCAGTACTATCGCTACGACATCAAGGCGAAAGGGCTGTTCTTGTTGGTGTTGAATTTGTCCCGCATCAACGTCAAGACCGACGACCTGTACGTCTTTTTGAACAAGGATGGCGTGGTGGATGAGATCGTCTTCGGCAAGCGCACCGACCGGCTCGAGTTCCAATTCTGGCCCTTCGGCGACTAA
- a CDS encoding GNAT family N-acetyltransferase has translation MTTSRTDELTVRYAGPEDVDTLVDFSAAMAKETEGRALDRERLRRGTLAVFESPDRGFYLVAEVGQGAGRQVVGQLLVTYEWSDWRNATFWWIQSVYVHPAWRRRGVYRRLHETVLQWARERKDVCGIRLYVEGENRIAQAAYVRAGLAPSSYRVFEQDFVLPRGEPE, from the coding sequence ATGACCACATCCCGTACCGACGAACTGACCGTTCGCTACGCCGGCCCGGAGGACGTGGACACGCTGGTGGACTTTAGCGCCGCGATGGCGAAGGAAACTGAGGGCCGCGCCCTCGACCGCGAGCGGCTGCGGCGAGGGACGCTGGCCGTGTTCGAGTCCCCGGATCGCGGCTTTTATCTGGTCGCGGAAGTGGGGCAGGGGGCGGGCCGGCAGGTCGTCGGACAGTTGCTGGTGACCTACGAATGGAGCGACTGGCGCAACGCCACCTTCTGGTGGATCCAGAGCGTGTACGTCCATCCAGCCTGGCGGCGGCGGGGCGTCTATCGCCGCTTGCACGAGACGGTCCTGCAATGGGCGCGCGAACGGAAGGACGTCTGCGGCATTCGCCTCTACGTGGAAGGGGAAAACCGGATCGCTCAGGCGGCTTACGTGCGGGCCGGTCTGGCGCCGTCGAGCTACCGGGTGTTCGAGCAGGATTTCGTCCTGCCGAGAGGAGAGCCGGAATAG
- a CDS encoding DUF502 domain-containing protein, with translation MNTAGWVHRIRRYFLTGLLVLVPAWGTFLILDTLFLAIDGLIADLLGPAAKFDVPGLGLVSLLGLILLAGLVATHFLGQQLLRWAEESVQGIPVVSSIYLTLKGMTDLLQFRSRFTRSTVVAFPFPRNGLWALGFVMGAAPTPVQATVPHPLLMVFVPTAIHPFTGYLAFVPKTQVIPLDLPPEEALKVEFSAGLYKPARLMQPSRSGTVS, from the coding sequence ATGAACACGGCGGGCTGGGTTCATCGGATCAGACGCTATTTCCTGACCGGACTGCTGGTGCTGGTCCCGGCATGGGGGACCTTTCTCATCCTGGACACCCTCTTTCTGGCCATTGACGGTCTGATCGCGGACCTGCTCGGCCCGGCCGCCAAGTTCGACGTTCCGGGCCTGGGCCTCGTCAGCCTGCTCGGCCTGATTCTGCTGGCGGGGCTCGTCGCGACCCATTTCCTGGGCCAGCAACTGCTCCGCTGGGCGGAAGAGTCGGTCCAGGGCATTCCGGTGGTCAGCAGCATCTACCTGACCCTCAAAGGCATGACCGACCTCCTGCAGTTCCGGTCCCGCTTCACCCGCAGCACCGTCGTGGCCTTTCCGTTTCCCCGAAACGGCTTGTGGGCGCTGGGATTCGTGATGGGCGCGGCGCCGACGCCGGTGCAGGCGACCGTCCCGCACCCGCTCCTGATGGTCTTCGTCCCGACCGCGATCCATCCCTTCACCGGGTACCTGGCCTTCGTTCCGAAGACGCAGGTCATTCCCCTGGACCTCCCCCCCGAGGAAGCGCTGAAGGTGGAGTTCTCAGCCGGATTGTACAAGCCGGCCCGGCTGATGCAGCCCTCACGCTCCGGGACGGTATCCTGA
- a CDS encoding Trm112 family protein, giving the protein MNIDQELLAILCCPDTKQEVTLANDALIARLNARIERGELKNKAGQPVTEKLDGGLIRADRKILYPIREDIPVMLIEEGIPLEGIV; this is encoded by the coding sequence ATGAACATTGATCAGGAGCTGTTGGCGATTCTCTGTTGTCCCGACACGAAGCAGGAGGTGACGCTCGCCAACGATGCGCTCATCGCCCGATTGAACGCGCGCATCGAGCGGGGCGAGCTCAAGAACAAGGCCGGCCAGCCGGTCACCGAGAAGTTGGATGGAGGGCTGATCCGCGCGGACAGGAAGATCCTCTATCCGATCAGGGAGGACATTCCGGTCATGCTGATCGAGGAGGGCATCCCGCTCGAAGGCATTGTCTGA